The genomic window GCGGCGACTACTGGTGTTTTGCGGCGAGGACGGCGGATGCCGACATCGAGCGGCTCACTCTGGCCCCGCCGCTCGGGCTGTACCATCATTTTTGCCATCTCGCGATCATCGAAGCCGACGGTGAAATCCACGATTGCAGGACCGTGTTCCCTCCGCTCACGGAGTTGACTCCGGGCTGTTGCACGGTCGTGGTGCGTCCCGGCGAGGATATTCAAGCCGCGATCGATTCCCTGCCGGAGGCGGGTGGATGTGTTTGCCTCAAGGTCGGCGAGCACGAGATCGCGGCGCCGATCAGGATTGAACAGTCTAACGTATCGCTGCATGGGGAAACCGTCGGCGCGCGCGTCGTGCGGAACAATGGCATGGAGCTGCTTCACATCGGCCATCCCGACGGATTGCTGTTGGAGCATGTGACGGTCTCGGGGCTGTCGTTCCAACTCGAAACCAAGGCCCAGCAGGGACAAGGACTGCAGGCGATGGTGACGGTGGACCGTTGCCGCGACGCCACGGTTGAGCGGTGCCTGCTGCAGGCCCAGGTGCTCAATCAGGTCGCGGGGATTGTTGTCAGCCGAAGCACCGATGTGCGGGTGACGAACTGCGTCGTGGACAATGTGCAATACGGACTCTGGACCCTGGCCGATTCTATGGGCCTCGTCCTCATCGGGAATAGTTTCGATGCCTCGAACAAGCGACAAAGTGATGGAGGATTGGTGGGGCTCCTTCTTCAGGACCTGTCCCTTCCGGCGCGTGTCGAAGACAATCGCATTGTCGGGTTCGTCTTCGGCATCGTGCTGAATAACGGCCTGCTGACCGGCACACCGTTTTCGCTGGCGGCCGGTTCTACCATCAGCGGGAACTACATCGTGCGGTTGGGTGTGCCGGTGGAGAACGCGGCGATCAAGGCGTTCGGCATCGATTGCGCCGCCGATGGCTGCGTCATCAGCGACAATATCCTGCTCTACAATTCTCCTGAATACGGTGGCATCTCGGTGAGCGGCAGGAACGCAGTCGTCGAACGCAATCAACTCCGCTCCATGCTCAAGGAGGCCGGATCGGTTCGTCCGATTGCGTTGCTGTTGGCCAAACTGAGCGCCAACGGAAGTCTCGGCTCCGTCGGCGGCAGATTGTCGGGGAATCTGGTCTTGGGGGTACAGGACGGCATCGTCGTGATCGGCAACGAGGGCGCCGAGTTGCTCGACAATCGGGCGGAGAGTGAAACGCAGGAGATGGGATTTGGGGTGTTGATGGTCGCGTCCAGTCGAGTGCGCGTGCAAGGGAATCGCCTCACCAATGCCGCCTTGCCTGTCGCGGCCAGCGGCGGGACCGCGAACGTGCTGACAGACAACAGCCTGGTGCGGGGCGGCGGCGGGATTACCGTAGTCTCTCACACCTCGTTCACATGCAGCCAGAATCGCGTCGAAGATATGCGGCTGTGGGGTATTCTGAGCCTGATCGGGTTTGCGAAATTCGCGCTGACCGAGAACCGGGTCTTGAACTGCGGCTACCAACAGGCTCCGTCGATCGGCATCGGCGTGTCGCAGCACATCGGGGAGTTGTGCATAGAGTCCTGTGAGGTGATGAACACCGGCGTTTCGCCGGACAACACGACTATCAGTGCGCTCTCGTGGGGCATCATTGCCGATCTGATTTTGGAAGCGCGAGTGCAGAGCAACTTGATCACCTATGCCAACGCGACCTTGTTGGATGCGAATCAGGAGCATCGGGCTCTCTGGATGCGGGGCTGGTTGGAGCAGGTGATCACGCTCGGCGCAGGACAGCTGGTCTTCGGATTCAGCGCGCAGATTCTCGACAACAAATTCCTCGGGCCTGGCCGAACGGCGTTAGTCGAAGTCGCTCAACAAAATGTGAGCGACAATCTGTTCCGGCGGTTCGAGCGGCTCTTCTTCAGCAATAATTTTTGCTGGCACTTCAGCGTGGCTGCCCAGGGAACTGCCACGGTGTCGCTCTCGGCGAGAAGCGCCATCGTGATGGGCAACCACATCAAGACGAATGTGCCGATCCCGTCCGTAGATTTCCACGGGATGAAGGATGCGGTGTACATGGGCAATTTGGCGCAAGCGAATCCGGTGAACTTCGGCGGAATTCCGGCCCCAATCTCCGGCTTCAACCGACCATAGAGAGAGCAGGATGCGGAAAATGTCTGCCAGCGGCGTTCTCGCTGCGTTCAGTCCCTCAACGTACCGCAAGGGTACGCCTCGGGTCTTCACTGACTGCGGCCTTGCTGGACAGCCATTTTGCGCATCCTGCGAATCGTGTGATACGAGACGACACGTGGTGCTCAGTGCAAGTTATGATGCAAAGAGTGAGTGTTTCCGCAGCCAAGTGCGCGGATGAAGGAGAAATCAAAATGGCGACCTTAAATCAGATCGTGGCAGAGCAGACGAAAGTGATCAGTGAGGCCAGGACGTCCCTGGAGGCGGCATTTAAGAAGCCGCCGACTCAAGCCGCAACCCTTGCGGCCAGAGAGGCCACGGTGGCGGAGTTGAAGACGCGAGCGGCCAACCTCGCGGAAGCCAAAGCCACGTTCACTCGACAGATCGACCAACAGCTTGCCGGCTATCAGGCCGACATCATGGCGTTGGAAAAATTGATCGAAGAAGACAAGAAACGGTTCGGCGATCAACCAACGCCGACGCCCCCGCGGCCGATCCGAGGGAAGGGCCGCGGCAAGTAGCGGCGCATGCCATTTTGCATGAGATCTCAATGGAGCGGGTCAACCAGGCGCGAACTATCTCCGTGCAGCACGAAGGTACATCGGCCCTGCGCTGGAATGCCTCGCTGACCGGGCGCGCGGTCGAGGAGACAGCACTAGCAGAAGCGGCAGAATCCGCCTCCATACCGTCTCAGTTCACTCACCACCCGAACGGATTCACGATCTTTCCCACGGGCTCGTCCGGTCCGGTTCCTCACCGGGCCGACATGGAGCGGGCCTTTGGCGCTGATCTTACCGCGGTACGGGCCTACTGTGGCGCCTCGGCGTTCTTCGCAAGATCAGGCGCTCGTGCCGCTGCTTGGCCGGAAACGTTGGCCTTTGCCTCTTCCACACCCTCACCGCCGGTGGTGGCGCACGAGGTCGCGCACATCCTGCAGTATCGTCGGCAGACGTCTTCGCCAGATGACGGGCGCCAAGCAACCAGCTACCGTGATGCGGCGGAGCAAGAAGCGGCTCGCGCGGCGGCCAGCTATGGGATGGGGACGCCCATTCGCGTCCAAGCCAGCCCTGCCGTGGCGCCGCTGTTTTTCACCGGCGAGGAGACACCGAATGCGGACCAGCTTCTCGCGGAAGGTCCGCCACAGTTTGCCGGTCAGGAAGTCGGGACCTGGGGCAATACCTGGCCGGCAAGTTTGATTGCGCGCGAACGGTTGGACGTGAATCTGCCGGAGGCTGAACGCAGCCACGCCATTGTTGAAGCCATTGCGAGGCACGAGCCCATTGTGATCCTGCATGAGTCCGGCCGACTCTGGCTGTATCGGCTCGAATGGGAAGGATTCTCCGCCCGTTATTCCCGCTTCACCAACGCGGAAACGATCTTTCATGAAGGCACCGCAGAACGGGGTGACTATTCGGTGTCCAACGTGCAGGGGCGTCCCGAGGTCGAGGCCTTCGTCACAGAGGATGGCGGGGTGCTATCTCCGCCAGGGGCCGGCAAGTTGTTTTCCCACACCGGCGGAGAATTCGAAGATCCGTTGGTATCGACGTTTCAGAATGCCTCGGCCTTTCTCGCTGGAATGGGCAAGGGGCTGGAGGCCGCCAATTTCGCGGCCCTGTCGGCCAAGCTGCGCCGCATGGCCGCGCTCAATACGGTGTTTCCGACACCGTTTGCGATCGGTGCGGTTCGGGGGCTGGCCGATCAAATGCTCGGGTATGTGCAGCTGCTGAACCCTCAGCGTTGGGTGGCGATGGAGGCAGCCGCGCGGCAGACAATCCTCATGTTGAACGATCCGGACGGCGAGGAGTTAGCCACGGCGCTGGGTGAGGACTTCGGTCGCAACCAGGCGGCAACCGTGAATGCCCTGATCGAGGAGAGCCTGCCGATTTTCGCCTATGAGGTTGGGAAGTTGGTGGGGCCGACGATTATCGAGCTCCTGCTGGCGCTGATCGGTATTGAAATCGGACCGGTCGCGATGCTGCAGAGATCGCTGGCTGCGATGAAACAGGTCCCTCGCGTGGCAGCCTTGGTTCGCGATCTCGCGTGGGTGGTCCCCGATCTTCCGGAAGGTCCGTCGATATCGTCCAGGCTCATTCCTGATGAGGCGCCGGTCGGACATGCGCTCACCGAGTCGCTGACTCCGGAGGGAGTGCCGGTGCCACGGCAGGTCCCTCGCGGACTTCCCGATCTCTCAGCCGATGAGGCGGCACTCCTGGCAAAAACCGGTAATGCAACGGAGTTTCCCGCCGGTTTGCCGCAGGACCTGGCCAAGCAGGAATTGGAGATCGTCCAACGCGCCGACAAGGTCCCCATCAGCGGGGGTGATGGGAAATACGTCAACGAAGTGGACCTGGGCAATGGCCACCAGTGGCGAGAACAGCCCAATGGCACGTGGTGCCGGTTCTCAGAGAAGGCGACCAATTGCACCGTGCTGATTGAAGCGCCGGGACATCAGGCGCCAGGGACGGTGGTGGCCTTTGCTGCCAGGAAAAGCGGCTTGCGAGATATTTATCTCAGCTGGGCGGAAAATAGAGCAGGCGACAGGGTCGAGGTGGCGTTGCTGCGTAGTCGCGGAACACCGGACTATCCGGAAGGGACCTATGTGGTGGTCGTGGGCGGGGTGGATGAGTTCGTCTATCCGGGCGACCAGAGCCAGCAATGGATCATGGTCGCCCACAGCCATCCCGGCGCATCGGTGCAACCCGGTTATGTGAATCCATCGGGTAAGGATATGGAGTTGAGCCTGCGCGGAGCGTTGGGTCGGACAAAGGGGCGCATCCGGAAATGGATCCATTCCCAGGCTCCGGATGGCAGCTGGCGAGAAGTCGAATACGGAGTGGATTTGGATCGTGGACAATATTACGTGCAGCCGACCGGTGACGAGCCGATCTTCTTTGAGGAGGTGACACCGGATGACTTGCCTCCGGATGCCGCGCTCAAGTATTCGGAGTTGGACAAGGCCGGGATGGAGCGCGCGCGGATCGATCTGATGATCGAACAGAATGGCATCGAGTATTATCTTGGCTGGTATGCGCGGCAGTTCACGTTCGATCAGTAGCGGTGCGCGTGCCTCGGCGATGGGTCTCGCCGGACGCGGTGTCTGAATGGCAATCGGGGTTACTGGTTTTGCTGGGATGAACAGGCCTGCATGAGTTGCTCGCGCACCTGCGCGGGGGAAAACTGCGACGCGGCGGCATAGACCTGTTCGTACCAATTCAGTACCGGCTCGTTGTCCTTCCGCACCGCCTGCTCATACACAAGACGGCAGAGTGTTAAAAACGCGGCATAGTCGCGGGTGATCCAGTTTTCGGCCAGATCGGGCAGTGATCGGTCCTTGATGTTTCCCCAGGCCCAGGCTCGTGGAAAGCCATATTGCATGGGGGAGACAAGTCCGCTGGTTTCGATGACCAGGGGCGCGACCACATCGGCCACTGTCTGTGCGCCGCACAAGGTCGCCTCCCGCACGAACACGCGTGTTGGATGTTCCAGCATCGCCGGAACCGTGGCGAGGTCGACTTGCACGTCCAATGTCCCTTCGTATAACTCACGGATGCGTCCGGCCTCGCACAGGGCTGCCGCATTCTCTTCGCCGTCGGGATAGGACTCCCCCAATCTGCAGGTGGCGCGGCCGACCGGTTCCAGAGGATGAAGCTGCAGGAGGGAGGCGCCCTGCTCGGCGGCAAATGCTGCGACCCAGTCTAATTCGTGCACGTTATGAAACGTCAGCGTAAAAATAAACCCAA from Nitrospira sp. includes these protein-coding regions:
- a CDS encoding right-handed parallel beta-helix repeat-containing protein; protein product: MSGDYSRKRFNPEKHYQGVLRQQGRVDLDADWNEYVDLQDRRWRAETIDVVGRCGVPAETPDGFKIEVSGGELSVGQGRMYVDGYVAENHGTAPVLDGTIEEQYGTAALPVKNQPFGGPVTIPPQVRSLVYLDVWRREVTSLQAPDLIEPAVNVDTTTRNQTAWQVRVLGDIPADVNCETPFEDIPGWPAGNRLSSARLTTTTVAVTTEPDPCLIPPTGGYRGLENHLYRVEVHSATNTTAKVKWSRENAHVSTTILEIMAGRTTVRVESVGRDNVLSFKTGDWVEFTSDGREFAGLPGEMRKVTVDDTNKTLTFSPALPIADFPQGVADATKHLRVIRWDQTGIVRKPDGSELVNLDLTTDGLIELSAGNPSFVLEYGVQVTLTVQAGGTPQSGDYWCFAARTADADIERLTLAPPLGLYHHFCHLAIIEADGEIHDCRTVFPPLTELTPGCCTVVVRPGEDIQAAIDSLPEAGGCVCLKVGEHEIAAPIRIEQSNVSLHGETVGARVVRNNGMELLHIGHPDGLLLEHVTVSGLSFQLETKAQQGQGLQAMVTVDRCRDATVERCLLQAQVLNQVAGIVVSRSTDVRVTNCVVDNVQYGLWTLADSMGLVLIGNSFDASNKRQSDGGLVGLLLQDLSLPARVEDNRIVGFVFGIVLNNGLLTGTPFSLAAGSTISGNYIVRLGVPVENAAIKAFGIDCAADGCVISDNILLYNSPEYGGISVSGRNAVVERNQLRSMLKEAGSVRPIALLLAKLSANGSLGSVGGRLSGNLVLGVQDGIVVIGNEGAELLDNRAESETQEMGFGVLMVASSRVRVQGNRLTNAALPVAASGGTANVLTDNSLVRGGGGITVVSHTSFTCSQNRVEDMRLWGILSLIGFAKFALTENRVLNCGYQQAPSIGIGVSQHIGELCIESCEVMNTGVSPDNTTISALSWGIIADLILEARVQSNLITYANATLLDANQEHRALWMRGWLEQVITLGAGQLVFGFSAQILDNKFLGPGRTALVEVAQQNVSDNLFRRFERLFFSNNFCWHFSVAAQGTATVSLSARSAIVMGNHIKTNVPIPSVDFHGMKDAVYMGNLAQANPVNFGGIPAPISGFNRP
- a CDS encoding DUF4157 domain-containing protein; translated protein: MERVNQARTISVQHEGTSALRWNASLTGRAVEETALAEAAESASIPSQFTHHPNGFTIFPTGSSGPVPHRADMERAFGADLTAVRAYCGASAFFARSGARAAAWPETLAFASSTPSPPVVAHEVAHILQYRRQTSSPDDGRQATSYRDAAEQEAARAAASYGMGTPIRVQASPAVAPLFFTGEETPNADQLLAEGPPQFAGQEVGTWGNTWPASLIARERLDVNLPEAERSHAIVEAIARHEPIVILHESGRLWLYRLEWEGFSARYSRFTNAETIFHEGTAERGDYSVSNVQGRPEVEAFVTEDGGVLSPPGAGKLFSHTGGEFEDPLVSTFQNASAFLAGMGKGLEAANFAALSAKLRRMAALNTVFPTPFAIGAVRGLADQMLGYVQLLNPQRWVAMEAAARQTILMLNDPDGEELATALGEDFGRNQAATVNALIEESLPIFAYEVGKLVGPTIIELLLALIGIEIGPVAMLQRSLAAMKQVPRVAALVRDLAWVVPDLPEGPSISSRLIPDEAPVGHALTESLTPEGVPVPRQVPRGLPDLSADEAALLAKTGNATEFPAGLPQDLAKQELEIVQRADKVPISGGDGKYVNEVDLGNGHQWREQPNGTWCRFSEKATNCTVLIEAPGHQAPGTVVAFAARKSGLRDIYLSWAENRAGDRVEVALLRSRGTPDYPEGTYVVVVGGVDEFVYPGDQSQQWIMVAHSHPGASVQPGYVNPSGKDMELSLRGALGRTKGRIRKWIHSQAPDGSWREVEYGVDLDRGQYYVQPTGDEPIFFEEVTPDDLPPDAALKYSELDKAGMERARIDLMIEQNGIEYYLGWYARQFTFDQ
- a CDS encoding radical SAM protein, translating into MQGPAGQYPTLQVHPGRRCNLQCLHCYSDSGPSLSEQLEIELLQATVTDAAAIGYRVMSVSGGEPLLYPALGQLLGAAHVAGLVTTVTTNGMLLDQRQLDVLRADCDLVAISLDGVPDSHNFMRNSSRAFDEMCSRLPALRASGIPFGFIFTLTFHNVHELDWVAAFAAEQGASLLQLHPLEPVGRATCRLGESYPDGEENAAALCEAGRIRELYEGTLDVQVDLATVPAMLEHPTRVFVREATLCGAQTVADVVAPLVIETSGLVSPMQYGFPRAWAWGNIKDRSLPDLAENWITRDYAAFLTLCRLVYEQAVRKDNEPVLNWYEQVYAAASQFSPAQVREQLMQACSSQQNQ